One region of Dokdonia sp. 4H-3-7-5 genomic DNA includes:
- a CDS encoding DUF2256 domain-containing protein, which translates to MKKQHLPTKVCPVCERPFAWRKKWEKNWNEVIYCSERCRRNKN; encoded by the coding sequence TTGAAAAAACAGCACCTTCCTACAAAAGTATGTCCCGTTTGTGAAAGACCCTTTGCATGGCGAAAGAAGTGGGAGAAAAACTGGAATGAAGTAATTTATTGCAGTGAACGATGTAGAAGAAATAAAAATTAA